Within Alphaproteobacteria bacterium, the genomic segment CGGGTCTCGGTGGCCGATCTTTTGCGCGGCATCGTCATCCAGTCCGGCAACGATGCCTGCGTCGTCGTCGCCGAGGGCCTGGCCGGCAGCGAAGGCGCCTTCGCCAGCGAGATGACGGCACGGGCGCGTGAAATCGGCCTGACCGGCAGCATCTTCACCAATTCCACCGGCTGGCCCGACCCCGAACACCAGATGACGGCTCGCGACCTGGCCCATTTGGCCGGCCAGATAATCCGCGAATTCCCCAAGCAATACGAGCTCTTTTCCGAGAAGGTCTTCACCTACAACAAGATCCGTCAAGGCAACCGCAACCCGCTGCTCTACCGCTACACCGGTGCCGACGGCCTCAAGACCGGCCACACCGAGGCATCAGGTTACGGCCTGACGGCCTCGGCACAGGTCAACGGGCGGCGCCTGATCCTGGTGGTCAACGGCCTCGAAAGCGTCAACAAGCGGGCCCGCGAGGCCGAACGGCTGCTCGACTGGGGCTTTCGGGAGTTCGGCAACTACCAGCTCTTCAAGGCCGGCGAGGAGGTCTCCGAGGCCAAGATCTGGCTGGGCCAAGAGGGCACCGTGCCGCTGGTCATCGAGGACGACCTGAAGGTCACCATGGCGCGCCGGGCGCGACGCCAGCTGAAGGTCGTGGTGAGCTATCAAGGCCCCATCGCGGCGCCGGTGAAGAAGGGCCAGAAACTGGCAACGGTTTCGATCAAAGCGCCCAACACGCTGCTGGTCGAAGTGCCGCTGGTGGCCGGCAGCGATGTGCCCCGGCTGGGTGTCGTCGGCCGACTGGGGGCGGCGCTCAGGTATCTGGCCTGGGGCGCGGCCAATCCCTAGCCCGACCCCCGGCCGCTTCATCACCCTCGAAGGCGGCGAGGGCACCGGCAAAAGCACCCAGGCCGAACTGTTGGTGGCGGCCCTGAAGGCCCGCGGCATCGACGTGCTGGCCAGCCGTGAGCCCGGCGGCTCGCCTGGGGCCGAGGAGATCCGAGCGCTCCTGGTCTCGGGCGAGCCTGGCCGCTGGGACGGAATGAGCGAGGCGCTGCTGCATTTCGCGGCCCGGCGCGATCACGTCGAGCGCACCATCCGGCCGGCCCTGAGGGCCGGGCGCTGGGTGGTCTGCGACCGCTTCGTCGATTCCACCATCGCCTACCAGGGGCAGGGGCAGGGCCTGGGGGCGGAGCCGCTAAAAACGCTGCAGCGCTTGGTCATCGGTGACTTCGCGCCCGATTTGACGCTGGTCCTGGACCTTGCCGTGGAACAGGGCCTGGCGCGAGCGGCGGCGCGCGGCAATGGCGAAGACCGCTACGAACGCATGGGCGAGGACTTCCACCGCCGCCTGCGCCAGGCCTTCCGGGAGATCGCCGCAGGCGATCCTGAACGTTGCGCCCTGATCGACGCCACCGGAGACCCGGCCGCGGTGCACGGTGCCATCATGGCGACGCTCGCCGAACGCTGGGGCATCGCGCCTTGAACGAGGCGCCAGCCAGACCGGCCGGCCTCATCCCGCCGCGCGAGAACCCCGACCTGATCGGCCACGAGGCGGCCGAACGGACGTTGCTGGAGGCTTGGACGGGCGATCGTTTCGCCCATGCCTGGCTGATTTGCGGCCCCCGCGGCATCGGCAAGGCCACGCTGGCCTATCGCTTTGCCCGTTTCGTGCTGGCCGGCGAAGGGGAGGGCGGGCTCTTTGGCGCCCCCGAGAACCTGGCGCTCGCCCCCGAACACGCGGTCTTCCGCCGCATTGTCGGCGGTGGCCATGCCGACTTTCTCGCCATCGAGCGCTCGATCGACGAAAAGTCCAAGAAACTGCGCTCCGAGATCGTCGTCGGCGACGCCCGCCGGGCGCTGCCCTTCTTTGCCCAGACGGCAGCCGAAGGGGGCTGGCGGGTGGCGGTCGTGGATTGCACCGACGAGATGAACCAGAACGCCGCCAACGCGTTGCTCAAGGTGCTCGAGGAGCCGCCTGGGCGCGGCCTTTTGCTGCTCGTTTCGCACGCCCCGGGCGGCTTGCTGGCAACCTTGCGATCGCGCTGCCGCAAGCTGGTGCTGCGGCCCTTGCGCGACGACCAGGTGGCGGATCTGCTGGGGCAGCGCTTTCCCGACCTCGAGGCGGCCGAGATGGCGGCCCTGGTGGCGCTGGCCGCGGGCAGCCCGGGCCGGGCGTTGGAACTAGCCGGCGAGGGCGGCATCGGGCTTTACCGGGAACTGCTGGCGCTGTTGCGGGACCTGCCGGGCAGCGACGTGCCGGCGCTGCACAAGCTGGGCGACCGGCTGGCGCGGGCCAACGGCGCCACCGCCTTCCAGGCCTTGATGGAACTGCTGCAGGATTTCCTCGGGCGCCTCGTGAGCGCCGCCGCCACGGGCCGCCAGCCGGTCGAGGTGATGGCCGGGGAGGGCGCCGTGATGAGCCGCCTGGCGGCGCGGCGCGGCCTTGAACAATGGCTGGAGGTGTGGGAAAAGGTAGGCCGACTCGCGGCCAGCGCCGAAGGCGCCAATCTCGACCGCAAACAGGTGTTGCTCAACGTCTTTTCGGTCCTCGAAAGGGCTTCGCTGGGCGTCTGAACTGGGGCCGCATGTCCGACCGGAAACCCTTTTACGTCTCGACCGCCATCAGCTACACCAACGGGCCGCCGCACATCGGCCATGCCTATGAGCTGATTGCCACCGACGTCATGGCGCGCTTCCATCGCCTCGACGGCTTTGACGTGCGCTTTCTCACCGGCACCGACGAGCACGGCAGCAAGGTCGAGCAGGCAGCCCGGGCGGAGGGTCTGACGGCGCGCGAGTTTTGCAACCAATTGGCGCCGCTTTTCCAGCGCATGACCGAACGTCTCAACGCCTCCAACGACGACTTCATCCGCACCACCGAGGAACGCCATATCCGATCCTCGCAGGCCATCTGGCAGGCCATGAAAGGGAACGGCGACATCTACCTGGACAACTACGCCGGCTGGTATTCGGTACGCGACGAGGCCTATTACGCCGAGGACGAGTTGGTGGTGGTGGCGGGCGAGGGCGGCGAGAAGCTTTCTCCCCAAGGCACGCCGGTGGAATGGGTCGAGGAGCCGAGCTATTTCTTCCGCCTCTCGAAATACCAGCGACCCTTGCTCGAGCACTACCAACGCCATCCCGGCTTCATCCGGCCCGAAACCCGGCGCAACGAGGTCATGAGCTTCGTGCGCGGAGGCCTGCGCGACCTTTCGGTCTCGCGCACCACCTTCAAGTGGGGCGTGCCGGTGCCCGACGATGCCGACCACGTGATGTACGTCTGGGTCGACGCCCTGACCAACTACATCACCGGCATGGGCTACCCGGATACCGAGGCCGCCGACTGGCAACGTTACTGGCCCGCCGATATCCACGTCATCGGCAAGGACATTGTGCGCTTTCACGCCGTCTACTGGCCGGCCTTCCTGATGTCGGCCGGCATCGAGCTGCCCGGCCGCGTCTTCGCCCACGGGTTCTTGAACGTCAGGGGCGAGAAGATGTCGAAGTCGGTGGGTAACGTGGTCGATCCTTTCGACCTGGCCGAGGCCTACGGCGTCGACCAGGTCCGCTATTTTTTCATGCGCGAGGTGCCCTTCGGCCAGGACGGCAGCTATTCCCCGGAAAGCATGGTGAGCCGCATCAACGCCGATCTGGCCAACGATTTCGGCAACCTGGCCCAGCGCGTACTCAGCATGATTCACAAGAACTGCGAAGGCCGACTGCCCCAGCCCGGCGATTTGGCACCGGCCGACGAGACGCTGCTGGCTGCGGTCAGCGGCCAACTCGAGGAAATCCGCCGTCTGATGCAGGACCAGGCCATCCACCGCATGCTGGAAGCCATCTGGCGCGGCGTCGGCGAGGCCAACCGCTACGTCGACGAGCAGGCACCCTGGGCCTTGCGCAAAAGCGACCCGGCGCGCATGCAGACCGTGCTCTACGTGCTGGCCGAGGCCATCCGCAACCTGGCCATCATGGCGCTTTCGGTGGTGCCGGAAGGCGCCGGGCGCATGCTCGACCAGTTGGCCGTGGCGCCCGAGGTCCGGAATTTCGCGGCCCTGGGGCAGGGGGGGGCATTGCAGCCCGGCAGTCAACTGCCCAAACCCGAGCCGGTGTTCCCGCGTCACGTCGAGGCCGAGGCCGAATCCTAGGCATGCTCGTCGACAGCCACTGCCACCTCGACTACCTGGCCGGCGAGGAAGACCTGGACCAGGTACTGCAGCGCGCCCGGGAAGCCGGCGTCGGCGGCTTCCTCACCATCTCGACGCGGCTCGACAGCTTTGCCGAGGTGCTGGCTATCGCCGAGCGCTACGACGACGTCTGGTGCTCGGTCGGCGTGCACCCGCACGAAGCGGCGCATTACAACGATCTTGGCGTGGCCCAACTGGTCGGGCTGGCGCGCCATCCCAAGGTCGTGGGCATCGGCGAAAGCGGCCTCGACTACCATTACCGCCACAGCCCGCCGGCCGAGCAGCGGGCCTGTTTTCGCGTCCACGCCCAGGCGGCCCGCGAAAGCGGCCTGCCGCTGATCGTGCATAGCCGCGAAGCCGAGCACGACACTCTTGAAATCCTCGCCGAGGAACTGGCGCAAGGCGCCTTTTCAGGCCTCATTCATTGCTTTAGTGGATCGGCGGAACTAGCTGAAAAATCAATGGAATTTGGGTTTTACCTTTCGATCCCAGGCATCATCACCTTCAACAGCGCCAAGGACCTGCAGGCGGTGGTACGCGAGTTGCCTTTGGGCCGCCTGCTGGTCGAGACCGACGTGCCTTACTTGGCGCCGGTGCCGAAACGCGGCCGGCGCAACGAACCGGCCTTTGTGGCGTATACCGCGGCCGCCCTGGCGAAGCTGCTGGAGATGCCGGTCGAGGCTTTGAACCGGACCACCACGGATAATTTTTTTGCTTTGTTTTCAAAAGCTTACCGTCGTGATGCGCGATGAAAGTGACGATTCTCGGCTGTGGCGCCTCGGGCGGCGTGCCGCGGCTGGGAAACCAATGGGGCCAGTGCGATCCTGACAATCCTCGCAACCGCCGCAATCGCTCCTCGATCTACGTCGAAAACGGCGCCACCGGCGTGCTCGTCGATAGTGGTCCGGATCTGCGCATGCAATCGCTGGCCGCCGGCATCGAGCGCCCGGACGGCGTGCTCTACACCCACGACCATGCCGACCACGTGCATGGCATCGACGAGCTGCGCGTGGTCGCCCGCGACACCGGCGCGCCCGTGGATATCTACGCCAGCCAAGCCACCATCGACTCGTTAGGGCGGCGCTTTCCCTACGCTTTCGGCCAACAAAGCGAATGGTACCGGCCCTTCGTCAAGTCCCACACCGTCAACGGCCCGTTCGCGGTGGGGGAGGTGCCGGTGCAGCCTTTCGAGCAAGTTCACGGCCAGGCCCCGTCGCTGGGCTTCCGTTTCGGCCCGATCGCCTATTCAACGGACCTGGTGGAACTGCCCGAGGCCTCGTTCGCCGCCCTCGAGGGCGTCGATACCTGGATCGTCGCCGCGCTGGCGCGCTTCGAGCACCCGCTGCACGCCAGCCTGGACCAAGTGCTGGCCTGGGTCGACCGCCTGGCGCCGCGTCGCGCCATACTAACCCACATGACGGCGTCGCTGGATTACGCCGAACTGAGCGCCTCACTGCCAGCCGGTGTGGAGCCGGCCTACGACGGCATGATAATCGAGGTGGATTAGCTAAAACCGCAGGATACTCCCATATATTGTCGGAAATAATTTCCGATAATATACATTATCCGACTTTTTGGTATGCGGTGATCCTGTCACGCTTGCGCCGGCGCGGTGCCCTCTCGATAATCCGGCCATGAAAAATTCCGCCCAAACCGATCCCGGTATCGAACGGCTGCTCGACATCATGGCCAAGTTGCGCCATCCCGAGGACGGCTGTCCCTGGGATAGCGAACAAACCTTCGCCACCATCGCGCCCTACACCATAGAAGAAGCCTACGAAGTGGCCGAAGCCATTGGCGAGGACGATCACGCGGCGCTGTGCGAGGAGCTTGGCGATCTTTTGTTCCAGGTCATCTTTCATGCCCGCATGGCCGAGGAAGCCGGCGCCTTCGCTTTCGCCGACGTGGTGGCGGCGGTTTGCGACAAGATGGTGCGCCGCCATCCCCACATTTTCGCGGACGCCCAGGTCGCCGACGCCGGCGCCCAGACCGTCGCCTGGGAAGCCGCCAAAGCGGCCGAACGCGCCACCAAGGCCGAGCGCGCCGGCCGCGTCGCCAGCATCCTCGATGACGTGCCGCATGGCTTTCCGGCGCTGTTGCGCGCGCTCAAGCTGCAAAAACGCGCCTCCCGGGTGGGCTTCGATTGGCAGACGGCGCTGCCGGCGCTGGCCAAGATCGAGGAGGAAATCGGCGAACTCAGGAGCGAAATCGCGGCCGGCGGCTCGCCCGAACGCTTGGCCGACGAGATCGGCGATGGCCTTTTTTCCTTCGTCAACGTCGCCCGCCACCTGGCCATCGACCCGGAATCGGCCTTGCGCGGCACCAATGCCAAATTCGAACGCCGATTCCGTCACATCGAAGCGAAATTGGCTGCCAGCGAGGAATCCTTGGCTGAAATGTCCCTCGACGACCTCGACCGGCTGTGGGAGGAGGCCAAGTCGGAGATCGAATCGGACCTCGGGGAGTTGCCCCCTACCCCGCCGCTTTGATTGCGGTCTTCGCCAGTGTAATTGGTGCCCGTAATTGGTGCCTGTCCCCAATCGGTTCCAGCAAATTGAAACAAAAAAAGGGGT encodes:
- the tmk gene encoding dTMP kinase; protein product: MPSPTPGRFITLEGGEGTGKSTQAELLVAALKARGIDVLASREPGGSPGAEEIRALLVSGEPGRWDGMSEALLHFAARRDHVERTIRPALRAGRWVVCDRFVDSTIAYQGQGQGLGAEPLKTLQRLVIGDFAPDLTLVLDLAVEQGLARAAARGNGEDRYERMGEDFHRRLRQAFREIAAGDPERCALIDATGDPAAVHGAIMATLAERWGIAP
- the mazG gene encoding nucleoside triphosphate pyrophosphohydrolase; translation: MKNSAQTDPGIERLLDIMAKLRHPEDGCPWDSEQTFATIAPYTIEEAYEVAEAIGEDDHAALCEELGDLLFQVIFHARMAEEAGAFAFADVVAAVCDKMVRRHPHIFADAQVADAGAQTVAWEAAKAAERATKAERAGRVASILDDVPHGFPALLRALKLQKRASRVGFDWQTALPALAKIEEEIGELRSEIAAGGSPERLADEIGDGLFSFVNVARHLAIDPESALRGTNAKFERRFRHIEAKLAASEESLAEMSLDDLDRLWEEAKSEIESDLGELPPTPPL
- a CDS encoding TatD family hydrolase, which translates into the protein MLVDSHCHLDYLAGEEDLDQVLQRAREAGVGGFLTISTRLDSFAEVLAIAERYDDVWCSVGVHPHEAAHYNDLGVAQLVGLARHPKVVGIGESGLDYHYRHSPPAEQRACFRVHAQAARESGLPLIVHSREAEHDTLEILAEELAQGAFSGLIHCFSGSAELAEKSMEFGFYLSIPGIITFNSAKDLQAVVRELPLGRLLVETDVPYLAPVPKRGRRNEPAFVAYTAAALAKLLEMPVEALNRTTTDNFFALFSKAYRRDAR
- a CDS encoding DNA polymerase III subunit delta'; this encodes MNEAPARPAGLIPPRENPDLIGHEAAERTLLEAWTGDRFAHAWLICGPRGIGKATLAYRFARFVLAGEGEGGLFGAPENLALAPEHAVFRRIVGGGHADFLAIERSIDEKSKKLRSEIVVGDARRALPFFAQTAAEGGWRVAVVDCTDEMNQNAANALLKVLEEPPGRGLLLLVSHAPGGLLATLRSRCRKLVLRPLRDDQVADLLGQRFPDLEAAEMAALVALAAGSPGRALELAGEGGIGLYRELLALLRDLPGSDVPALHKLGDRLARANGATAFQALMELLQDFLGRLVSAAATGRQPVEVMAGEGAVMSRLAARRGLEQWLEVWEKVGRLAASAEGANLDRKQVLLNVFSVLERASLGV
- the metG gene encoding methionine--tRNA ligase — its product is MSDRKPFYVSTAISYTNGPPHIGHAYELIATDVMARFHRLDGFDVRFLTGTDEHGSKVEQAARAEGLTAREFCNQLAPLFQRMTERLNASNDDFIRTTEERHIRSSQAIWQAMKGNGDIYLDNYAGWYSVRDEAYYAEDELVVVAGEGGEKLSPQGTPVEWVEEPSYFFRLSKYQRPLLEHYQRHPGFIRPETRRNEVMSFVRGGLRDLSVSRTTFKWGVPVPDDADHVMYVWVDALTNYITGMGYPDTEAADWQRYWPADIHVIGKDIVRFHAVYWPAFLMSAGIELPGRVFAHGFLNVRGEKMSKSVGNVVDPFDLAEAYGVDQVRYFFMREVPFGQDGSYSPESMVSRINADLANDFGNLAQRVLSMIHKNCEGRLPQPGDLAPADETLLAAVSGQLEEIRRLMQDQAIHRMLEAIWRGVGEANRYVDEQAPWALRKSDPARMQTVLYVLAEAIRNLAIMALSVVPEGAGRMLDQLAVAPEVRNFAALGQGGALQPGSQLPKPEPVFPRHVEAEAES
- a CDS encoding MBL fold metallo-hydrolase, which translates into the protein MKVTILGCGASGGVPRLGNQWGQCDPDNPRNRRNRSSIYVENGATGVLVDSGPDLRMQSLAAGIERPDGVLYTHDHADHVHGIDELRVVARDTGAPVDIYASQATIDSLGRRFPYAFGQQSEWYRPFVKSHTVNGPFAVGEVPVQPFEQVHGQAPSLGFRFGPIAYSTDLVELPEASFAALEGVDTWIVAALARFEHPLHASLDQVLAWVDRLAPRRAILTHMTASLDYAELSASLPAGVEPAYDGMIIEVD
- a CDS encoding D-alanyl-D-alanine carboxypeptidase family protein, coding for MSEKTHPCRLLFGPFRVLLLVLALCAAAGPASAIETAAKHAILIDYDTATVLMEKAADASMAPASMSKLMTLYMVFERLRDGSLTPDSTMAVSEKAWRMGGSKMFVRVNTRVSVADLLRGIVIQSGNDACVVVAEGLAGSEGAFASEMTARAREIGLTGSIFTNSTGWPDPEHQMTARDLAHLAGQIIREFPKQYELFSEKVFTYNKIRQGNRNPLLYRYTGADGLKTGHTEASGYGLTASAQVNGRRLILVVNGLESVNKRAREAERLLDWGFREFGNYQLFKAGEEVSEAKIWLGQEGTVPLVIEDDLKVTMARRARRQLKVVVSYQGPIAAPVKKGQKLATVSIKAPNTLLVEVPLVAGSDVPRLGVVGRLGAALRYLAWGAANP